AAAACCCTCCATCAACCCATCCGAAGGGCAGCGCGATGGGCCCTCGCCTCCATCTTGCTGGTTGGTGGCGCCATCTGGGTTGCCACCCCCGCACATGCCCAGGGCGCCGACATCTTTAAAGGCGCGGATCTGGCATTGGGTGAACAGTTGATCGCTGAACACCAATGCGTTCAATGCCATACCAGCAAAGTGGGCGGCGACGGCAGTGCCATCTTCAAGCCACAGGGGAAATTCAACACCGCAGGCCTGATGCGTGGCATGGTGGAAATGTGCAACACCAACATGAACATGGGCATGTTCCCGGAAGAGGTCACGGCGATAGCCGCAGTGCTGAACCGGGATCACTACAAATTCAAGTAGGCGTCCCAACTTTTCACCACAGCACAACCGCCTCGACTGATCAAGATCGGCAAACCGCCCAAGCACGGGCGAGTATGTGCAGCTTCGCTGCTTACCCACCAGCAGCAGTGGCTGCTCGACGAACGGCACCGTTGGCGGTCCGGCTCGGTCAGCCGAAAAAGCAGCCGTGCTTGTCGTCCCGCACTAGGTCAATGAAAGCCTGCACGGAAGGTGCAGAAGCGGGGTCGTACGCGTGCCATTTGCCATTGCTGCGCACACGCGCCACTCATCCGACGATCGGACGTAGGTGGCCTTGGCAAAGGGGCACTTGGCGACCTCCGTCGGATTGTCCCAGGCGGGACGAACTTCCAGCAACTCGATCGTCTGGTTCTTCAACGTGTACTCATAATCCAATTGCGGGCGGATGCGCGGCGGGGGACGTTGGGCAGACATGAAAGCCTCTGCAGCTTTCTCCACCCGCTTGTGCTCCAGATCGTTGAATGGCATGGGGTTCTCGGACAGGTTAGGCCTGGCACACATCGCTCAGATCGCAAGCACACAGGGCGATCTTTTTCTGAACTGCGGCACTTCTGGCGACGCCAACTCCAGTGTAAAGCGCCCTGCGCATCCAATTGGCGAACACGAATACAGCATGAACACCACCACCGACTTCATCATCCTCGGCGCCGGCATCGCGGGCGCTTCTATCGGGTATTTCCTCGCACCACATGGTCGCTGCGTGATGCTGGAGCGCGAGAGCCAGCCGGGTTACCACAGCACAGGGCGCTCGGCGGCGCAGTTCATCGCCACCTATGGAACGCCACAGGTGAGGGCACTCTCTCGGGCCAGCGAGCAGTTTTTTCAACACCCGCCTGCGGGCTTCGCCGAGGCACCGTTGCTGCATCCGCGAGGTCTGCTGACCTTTGCCGGCGAGGCCGACCTGGCCACGCTTGAACACGCCTGGGCCGTCTTGAAACAAACCACAGCCACCGGCCGCTGGCTCAGCGCCGAAGAAGCCTGCGCGATGGTACCGGTGTTGCGGCCTGAGCAGGTGCGCGCGGCGATTCTGGAGTCTGAGAGTTTTGACATGGACGTGGACGCCATCCACCAGGGTTACTTGCGCGGCTTCAAGCGCGCGGGTGGCGCGCTGCTGACCGATGCCGAGGCTGTGGCCATTGAGCGCGTTGGCGAGGTGTGGCGTGCGAGCACCGCTGCTGGTGCCGTGTTTGAGGCACCGGTACTGATCAACGCGGCGGGTGCCTGGTGCGATGGGGTGGCCCAGCTCGCCGGCGTGGAACCGATCGGCTTGGTGCCGAAACGGCGCAGCGCGTTCACCTTCCCGGCGCCAACAGGCATGGACACCAGCCGCTGGCCGCTGGTGCTCGAAGTCAATGAGAGTGTGTATTTCAAACCCGATGCGGGCGCCCTGCTCGCTTCGCCGGTGAACGAAGACCCCACCCACCCTCAAGACGTGCAGCCCGAAGAGATCGACATTGCGCTGGCGATGCATGCGCTGGAAACTTGGACCACGCTGGTGGTGCGCCCCAGCCACACTTGGGCTGGGCTGCGTTCGTTCGTTGCCGACGGCGATCTGGTGGCCGGTTTCGACACCCAAGCGCCTGGCTTCTTCTGGTGCGCGGCGCAAGGCGGCTATGGCATCCAGACCAGCGCGGCCATGGGCGAGGCTTGCGCGGCACTGGCGCGTGAACTGCCGATGCCTGAACACCTCGCAGCCTGCGGCCTCACCGCCCAGATACTCTCGCCCTCGCGCAAAGCCCTGCAAACTTAGGCGACTGCGCGGCGCGCTGGCGTTGCAGCAACCCCCAGCTATCTCGATGACCATGACTGCTGCAACTTGGCGACACAGGTGCCGCCAGCGAGTCATCGCGCAGCTCGCTGAAGCGGTCGAAAATCAACAAGCCATGGACAGGCCCAACATCAAGGCGCAAGACCCACTGTGAACTCGGCCCGGTACTGCAACGGGGTCAGCGCGGTGTGCCGTTTGAAGTCGCGCCCGAAATGCGCCTGATCTGCGTAGCCACAGGCGTAGCCGATCTGGGCCGGCGACTGTTGAGTGGTGGTGAGGGCCTGGGCTGCGCTGGTGGCCCGTGTCTGTGCGAGCAGGGCGCTGAAGCTGCTTTGTTGTCGGGCCAGAGCGCGTTGCAGGCTGCGCGAGGCCATATTCATCTGCTTGGCCAGCACGGCCACGGTCCAGGGCCGGGCCGGGTCTTGCGAGAGTCGATAGCGCGCAACTTGCAGGCAGTCGGTGGGGTCGGCGTTTCCCTCGGCAGAGTCGGTACCGTCGGGCTCTGGCGCGAGTGGGGTACTGCCAGTCCATGCGAACTCCCAACACCCCAGCTGCTGCGGCCAGGAACAATTTTTCCATTGATGGTTTTGATATCGCCAGCCGCGCTCGCCAGACAGGCGCGCCTTCAAACCCCGAGTTCCCGTCCATTCGAGCAAGCCAATCAAGAGGCCAAGAATCAGCAGGTCTTCGTGTCTGAGTGGAGCGGCGTCGCCGTTCAGTGACAGGTGTTGCAGTTGCATCTGCCTGTCAACATGCTGTTCGATTCGCACCCGGTGGTTCGAGTGCACATAACATTCGAGTCGTTGCCAGCGCGCGATCAGCTCCAACGGATCGCTGGCAAACCGCATGGCTGTCAGCATCGGCTCGTCCGGCGCATCTGCTATGCCTTCACCCAGCCGCACCAGCGCGTGTTCGCCGTGGGCCGCCGCGATGGCGGCCAGCATTTGCCGCTTGTCATACACCGCTATGTGTGCCGCCCGTGGTGCGGCACCGACCGGCATGCTGATGCCCTGGCGCTTCAAGCCAAGCGGTACCAGACGCCGCACTGCGCCAGCCGAAAAATCGCTCATGCGCTGTGCATTTTGAGGTTTTCTGCCACCACTGGAAAACGGCCTACCCTCACCCCGGTCGCATGGCGAATCGCATTGGCGATCGCGCCCGCTGCCGCGACGATCACCGTTTCGCCCGCACCGCCTGGCGGCGAATCGTCCTCAACGAGATGGGTCTGCAAGCGCGGTATCGCGGTCATGCGCGGCATCAGCGCGCGATCAAAGTTCGAGGCGCCAACCATGCGAACGTCAATCGGCAGCTCGTCGGTCAAGACCATTCCCATGCCCCAAATCAAGTTGCCTTCACACTGGGCCTTGACCTGATCCGGGTTGATCACCAGACCACAGTCATGGCTGCAGATCAGGCTCGTCACGTGAACCCGGCCGGTGGCGTCGACCTGAACCTCGGCCACCACCGCAGCATAGCCCGACTCCTTGTACGCACCGCAGGCAATGCCCCGCCCGCTGCGCACATTGTGCGCCTTGGCTGCTGCGGGTGCCTCGCTCCAGGCAGCGGCCTCAGCGGTCTGCTGCAGCACACGAATCAGCCGGGGATCTTTTAAGTGGCGCAAGCGGAACTGCAGGGGGTCTTGTTTCAGAAGGACCGCGCACTCGTCGATTGCAGATTCTTTCGCCAGATGATTCGGCCCGGCGCCCAGGCCACGCCAGGGGCCGGTCAGGATGGGCAGGCGAACCTGATCGAACTCCACCCGTCGCAGCCGCGCCTGGTAAGGTAGATCTGCACCACGCGCCACCCCCATATCGCCGACAAAATCCGCCAGATTCTGCAGCCATGGCGGAAAACCGGCGTTGGTGAAAATGATGTGACCGCTGGCGAAGGCGTGCCACCACTGATCAATGGCACCATCGCGCAGGCTCACGCGGATGCGGTGGCTGGACGCAGGGCGGTGGAAGCCACAGTGCATTTCCTGCGCGCGGGTCCACTGAACCTTCACCGGTTGTTTGGCCGCGCGCGCCAAAACGGCGGCTTCCAGCTCAACTGTGCAGATGGTCTTGCCGCCAAAAGCACCACCCACCCGCATCGCCTGAACCGAAACGTCTTCGGGACTCAAGGCCAGCCGTTTGGAGAGCACATCGCGCGCATAAAACGCATCTTGTGTGCCAGCCCACAGCTGCAAGGCCTTGGCACCCGTGAACTGCGCGACAGCGACGCGCGGTTCCATCGCCAGATGCGCCGCCACCGGCACATCGATGCGCAGATCCACATCCCACTCGGCAACCGGATCCAGTGAATCGCCGTAGACCTCGTGCGACAGGGCGCCGCCAGCCAGACGCCTGTCAATATCGATGGCGATGTTGACCGTCGACTGATCAAAGCTGCCTTCTACGTCCCAGCGAACCGCCAACGCTTCGCTGATGCGGTCAAGCGCACCCGGGGTGGCCGCGAGAACCCCTAAGCCCAGGCTGCGCCCCTGCTCAAAAAGTGGGTCCTCCACAATCCCGATGAAGCCCTTGATACGCCTTGCCGCAGCCGCGTCCCAAGCGCGCGGGCTCGATCTGAGTTCGGACGATGCCGGGGCCCGCAGCACGCGACCGAACGCCATGTCGGACAAACGGATGTCGCTCGCATACAACGGAAGACCCCGCACAATGGCCTCGGCTTGTTCCAGCTTGGGGGTGCTGCCGACGTAGCGCTTTTCTTTTGTGAGACCAGCGCTTGCAGCGCCCCCGAAAGTGCGCAGCTCATTCGCTGGAATGTCGCGTGCAACCAACTCGCCCACCAACTTACCGGCGGCCAGCTCCTCGCGCAATGTGGCGCACGCCTGGGCCAGTGGCAGCGCGAAGTCTTTGATTGATTCGCTTCCCACCGTGGCACGCACGCGCTGGATATGGTTGGTTGTGGGCAGGCGGAGCTGCAAGTCGTCCCAGTCGATGTCGAGCTCTTCGCAGGCGATCTGTTTCAGCGCTGTTGAGATGTTCTGGCCGATTTCCGCGCGCGGAAGAAAAAGATCGTAGTGACCATTGCTGTACCGGATCCAGGCGGATGCGTCTTCGATGGTAGCGACCGGCCGCTTCGGGATTACGGGCAAAGAGCAACCGGATGCGAACAGCACCGTCAAGGCACCGCCTGTGGCGAGAAAGCTGCGGCGCTTCATGACTGCACCCCCGCAGCCCGTGTGACTGCCGCGCGGATGCGCTTCTGTGTGCCGCAACGGCAAAGGTTGCCTGCCAGCGCCGCATCGATCTGTTCTTGCGTCGGTTGCCGGTGTTCGCTCAACAGCGCGACAGTGCTCATGATCTGCCCTGCCTGGCAATAGCCACATTGCGGCACCGCTTCCGTGATCCAGGCCTGCTGTACCGGGTGCAGTTTGCCCGACGGTTCGGCCAGGCCTTCGATAGTGCGAATCTCATGACCTGAGGCTTGGGCAACCGGGAGCACGCAACTGCGTTGCGCCTGGCCATCGAGCAACACCGTGCAAGCACCGCACAGCCCGGCGCCGCAGCCGAATTTGGTGCCCGTCAGTCCGAGCTGTTCGCGAATGAAGAACAGCAGCGATTCTTCCTGCCATAAGGGAGGAACGGGGTGAGACTTTCCGTTGATCGTGAGTTCCATGGCTTTCTCTCCTAGAAAGCACACAGAATGCCGAAGCGGGAGCAGCACGTATTGAACAATCGCGCCAACGACTCAAACCGGATGGTTCTTTGGTCTGACCACTTCAAACACCCGTCCATCAACGAAGGTGCCTCAAATCCGCAGCCTCGGGGAGTCAAGAAGCTTTCATCGACAGCTCAAGCCCTACCCCAACAAGGACAGCATCCCAGCCTCATCCAGGACTGCCAGCCCCAGGTCCTGCGCCTTGGCAAGTTTGCTGCCCGCTTCGGCGCCGGCCACCACGTAATCCGTCTTCTTGCTCACCGAGCCGGCTACCTTGGCGCCTGCCGCCTCCAGCAGATCCTTGGCCTGATCGCGGCTCAGGGTCGGAAAGGTGCCTGTGAGCACAAAGGTCTTGCCCGCCAACGGCTTGGGCGCTTGCGCAGTGGGCTCGCCCTCTTCCCATCGCACCCCACAAGCGCGCAATTGCTCCACCACCTCACGGTTGTGCGGCTGGTCAAAAAAGGTACGCAGGCTTTGCGCCACGATGGGGCCCACATCGTTCACTTCCAGCAATTGCTCTTCGCTGGCGTTCATGATGCTGTCGAGCTGGCCAAAATGGCGGGCCATTTCCTTGGCGGTGGCTTCGCCCACATGGCGAATACCGAGACCAAACAGGAAGCGCGGCAAAGTGGTTTGTTTCGATTTTTCCAGCGCATCCACGATGTTTTGCGCTGATTTCTCGGCCATGCGTTCAAGGCTCACCAAGGCGGTCAATCCCAGCTTGTAGAGATCAGGCAAGGTTTTCACAACGCCTGCGTCCACGAGCTGCTCCACCAACTTGTCGCCCAGGCCTTCAATTTCGACAGCGCGGCGTTGCGCAAAATGAAGAATGGCCTGCTTGCGCTGAGCACCGCAGAACAGCCCGCCGGTGCATCGGTAGTCTGCTTCGCCTTCCTCCCTGACCGCCGCACTGCCGCATACCGGGCAAATATGGGGCATGGTGAAAACGGCTGGATCACCCACCCGCTTGTCCAGCAAAACCGATACCACTTCGGGAATCACATCGCCTGCACGGCGCACGATCACGGTATCGCCCACGCGCACATCCTTTCGGCGCGCTTCGTCTTCGTTGTGCAGTGTGGCGTTGGTCACCGTCACGTTGCCCACAAACACCGGTGCCAGCTTGGCAACGGGTGTGAGCTTGCCCGTGCGGCCAACCTGTATGTCGATGGCAAGCACGGTGGTGAGCTGTTCTTGCGCAGGGTACTTATGAGCCACTGCCCAACGAGGCTCACGCGAGACAAATCCCAGCTGACGCTGCAAGGCCATCGAGTTGATCTTGTAGACCACGCCATCAATGTCGTAAGGCAATTGATCTCTGGTTTTCCCAATGTGCTGATGGAACGCGATCAGTTCATCCGCTCCACGGACAACCCGCGTCTGCTCGGCTACCGGGAACCCCCAGGCCTTCAGCTGCTGGAACATCGCCATGTGGGTTGTGAACGCTGGCCCCCCCTGATCGGAGGGAGTGATGTCACCCAGGCCATAGGCGAAAAAACTCAAGGGGCGTTGGGCCGCGATGCCTGAGTCAAGCTGGCGGACCGCTCCCGCCGCCGCATTGCGCGGGTTCACAAAGGTCTTTTCACCTTTGGCTCCGGCGGCAATCTTGGCGCGTTGCTTTTCATTGAGCGCGTCGAAATCATCGCGCCGCATGTACACCTCACCGCGCACTTCCAGCACGGGTGGCGCATCGGCGGGCAGGCGGAGAGGAATCTGGCCAATGGTGCGGATATTGCTCGTGACGTCTTCGCCTGTTTCACCATCGCCGCGGGTGGCCGCCTGCACCAACACTCCCGCCTCGTAACGCAGACTCATGGCCAGGCCATCGAACTTGAGTTCAGCCACGTATTCCACTGGCCCAGAGGTACTGTCCAATTCCAGCGCGCGGCGAATGCGGTTGTCGAAGTTGACTGCGCCGCTGGGCTCGGTATCGGTTTCGGTGTTGATCGACAGCATGGGCACCACATGGCGCACGGGTGTGAAGCCGGCCAATACGCCGCCGCCCACGCGCTGGGTAGGCGAATCGGGTGACCGCAGTTCGGGGTGTTCGGCCTCCAGCGCCTGCAATGCCCGAAACAGCTTGTCGTATTCGGCATCCGGTATTTCGGGGTCGTCCAGCGTGTAGTAACGGTGGGCGTGGTGGTGCAGTTGGGCGCGCAGCTCGGCCGCACGCTCTGACGGCAAAGGAGCAGAAGAAAAGAGATCGGAAGTGCTCATAGGAAAAAGAACAGTACTGCGCCGCCGAGTACGCCATTCCAGGATGCAGCGAAACCGGCTTTGCCGGGCAGCCAGCATCACCCCCTGGGGATCACACGAAGCGTAGCGGTGGGGTCAGAGCTTCGGGCAGCAGGTCAACTGAACAGCCGTCGCGCCTGAGGTGAACCCGCGGACAGGTCGTGGCTGTCAAGGGCGTCGTAAAGGTTTTCCAGGTCAGACCCGATCACGTCCATGGTGTCGGTGGACAAGGGTTGACCGGCGTCGTCGGTGATCACGCCTTCCATTGATTCGGCCAGCGCCGTGGCGGCTTCGCGCATGCGCACAAACGGTTGCTCACTGCGGGGCACATGGGTGACTTCAAGCGAAAGTGCCACTTCACGCAGCGCACTTTTCTCCGGGTCTTCGGCCATGGCGGCATGGGCGTCAAAACTCAAGCTCAGAATGGGTGCCTGCCCACGTTCGGAACCCGGCAGAACCATGCGCCCTGGCAATGCTCCTGGCACAAAACCGATACGTGCCGCGTGTTGAGCCACGAAACCCGGACTCCAAGCCGAGCGGCGAGCCCGCAACGTAAACCCAAGCTGGGCATCGTGGCCACTCGCAAAGGCGTCCAGTTCGCGCGCACGGGCGACCTCGGCGCGCATATCGGGAAAATCGGTGGCAGCGCCAATGGCGTCGGCAAATGTCTGGGCTTTGGCCACGAATTCCGAGAACTCGATGTCGTTCAGCGCACCAGCACGGTTGGCCAGCTGAACACCCGCTTGCAGCAGGTGGTAGCGCTGCCCCAAACGGGGCACTTCCCACTCGCCATTGAGGTCGCTCAGGCCCTCCACGGCAAACGGCTTGCTGCCGACTCGGCGGGTGGTGGGCAATGCAGCCACGACGGCATCGCCCGAGACGGCACCTTCCGGCTCGATCGGGGTGATCACATCGATCAGCGCGTCGAGTTTGGGCTTGCGATCGGCCGACGCACTGAGCGCCGTTTTCAGCGGCGAAACCGGTTCTCTCATAGTGGCCACCGGCGGCGCTGGTTGCGGGGTGGAAGTCCCGTCAGGCACAGGCTGGCTACCCTGAGAACCGGCATCGCCTTCATCATGAGAGATGGGGGTGTCGGCCACCGCAGCGCCAGAGCCCTCGCCCAGGGGCTCACCCAACACCGGCTCGATGCGTTCTGGAGGCCGGGTATCCACCGCTTCATCCCCAAGCGGGTCAAAACCGCCAGGCTGCCCGTCGGCGGCGGAAGATACCGCGGGATCGCGCGCGGTGCGCGGCTCGTTTTGGCGGGTAACCCAGGTGTTGTAGGCAATGACGCCGGCCAGCACGAGTCCACCGATGATGGCCAGACTTAACTGCAAAGTGCTCATGGGAATGTCGGTGTGTTGGACGGGAAGGGTTTCAAAGTGTTTCCATCATGCCAGTTGCAGACTCCATGTCCACCGCCACGATGCGGGAAACACCTTGCTCTTGCATGGTCACGCCAATCAGTTGTTTCGCCATTTCCATGGCGATCTTGTTGTGACTGATGAACAGAAACTGGGTTCCTTGCTGGCTCATGCTGGTCACGAGCTTGGCGTAACGTTCGGTATTGGCGTCATCCAGTGGAGCGTCCACTTCGTCGAGCAGACAGAACGGGGCCGGGTTCAACTGGAAGATCGCAAACACCAGTGCGATCGCGGTGAGAGCCTTTTCGCCACCAGAGAGCAGGTGAATGGTCTGGTTCTTTTTGCCAGGTGGCTGCGCCAGCACTTGCACACCAGCGTCGAGAATCTCTTCTCCAGTCATCACCAGCTTGGCGTTTCCGCCGCCAAACAGCTCGGGGAACATACGTCCAAAATGGCCGTTGACGGTCTCAAAGGTGCTGCTCAGCAGCTCGCGGGTTTCGGCATCGATCTTCTTGATCGCGTCTTCCAGCGTGGTCATGGCCTCGACCAGATCGGCCGTTTGAGCATCAAGGAACGTCTTGCGCTCGCTCGCTGCCGTGAGTTCGTCCAGGGCCGCGAGGTTCACAGCGCCCAGCGACTGGATCTCGCGGTGGAAACGGTCAATCTCACTTTGCAGACCGGTCAGGCGCACATTGCCCTCAGAGATGCTTTGCGCCACCGCGGCCAGGTCTGCCCCCGCTTCTTCAAGCTGCTGACTGTATTGCTCTACGCCCAATCGGGCAGCCTGCTCTTTCAGCTGGAAATCCGTGATGCGTTGGCGAAGCGGATCCAGCTCGCGCTCCAGCTGCAAGCGGCGCTCGTCGCTTGCGCGCAGCTTGGCGGTCAGATCGTCGTACTGGCTGCGCAGCTCGCCCAGGCCCTGCTCGCGCTCCAGCTTCTTGGCCAAAGCATCTTGCAGGCCAGCTTGAGCTGCGGCATCGTTCAAGCGGGCAAATTCTTCGCTGGCGCGCTGTTCTTCATCCACCAGTGACTTTTCTTGTGACGCAGCGGTTTCAATCGAGCGCTGCAATTCCGCCTGGCGTGCTTGCAGACTGCGCAACGAAAAAGTGGCTTCTTGTGCGGTGCGTTCCAGCGTGCGTTGCTGTTCGCGCGCCTGATTGAGTGCCCGTTCGGCTTCAATCACCTTGTCGTCCAGCTGTGCATGGCGTTCCTGGCTGTCGGCCAACTGCATGTCGAGCTCTTCGAAGCGCGCTTCGGCGGTGACCCTGCGCTCTTGCAGGTCTTCGAGCTGCGCGTCCACCTCGGCCAGATCGGCAGCGATTTGTTCGCTGCGCGCCCGGGTTTGCTCGGCCAGTTGGGTCAGGCGGAGCGCTTCAACCTGCAATTCGTGCGACCGCGAACGGGTTTCAGCGCCCTCTCGGCGTGCGCTTACCAACCGCTGCGACGCCTCCGAGTAGGCCGCTTCGGCGCGTATCAAGGCTGTGCGCGCCTGCTCTGCGATCAGCACCTGCGCTTTGAGTTGCTTGTCGAGGTTCTCGATTTCCTGTGCACGGGCCAACATGCCGGCCTGCTCGCTGTCGGGCGCATAAAAGCTCACGCTGTGGGCCGACACCGCATGGCCACTGGGCACAAAGATCACCTCGCCGGCCTGCAGCTGATCGCGCCTGGCCATGGCTTCTTCGAGGCTGGGCGCCGTCAGACATCCCTGCAGCCAATCCACCATCAGAGCGGACTGTCCAGCATCATTGAGTTTCAGCCAATCGGCCAGGGGTTTCAAGCCCGATGCGCTTTTTGCGGCAGAGGCAGCAGCCGCCGGTGAATGGTAAAAGGCCAGTTTGGCGGGCGGCGCATCGTTGCCAAAGGCGCGAACCATTTCCAGACGAGACACCTCCAGCGCGCCCAGGCGCTCACGCAGTGCCGCCTCCAGGGCGTTCTCCCAGCCCGCTTCGACATGAATGCGGCTCCACAGCCCTTGCAAGCTCTCCAGCCCATGTTTGGCGAGCCAAGGAGCCAGTTTGCCATCGGTCTTGACCTTTTCCTGCAACGCCTTCAATGCATCCAGGCGTGCCGACAAATCCGATTGCCTCGACGACTCGGCGTTCACCGCCTGCTGTGTCGCGCGGCGCTGGTCATCCAGCTCGGGCACGCTGTCTTGCAATTCAGCCAACACCGCTTCGGCCATTTCGGCTGCTTCCTGGGCCGAGACCAAGGCGGCTTGAGCGCTCAGTACGCGCTCTTCATCGGGCGCGGCCAAGGCGTTTCGGTCGGTGCTGAGGCGCTCACGGCGCTGATTGAGCTGGCGGCTTTGCTCTTCGATGTTTCGCTGATCAGAGGCCAGCACCTGAATCTGTTGCTGCACCTGACCCACGCTGTTGCGTTGCTCGTTGGCTGAGGTTTGGGCCTTGCGCAGCGCGTCTTCCAGCGTCGGCAGTGCGTTGCCCTGCTCTTCACCCTGCGCGGCAAGAATCACCGATTGTTCTTCGGCCGCCATCATGGTCTCGGCGATCTGCTCAAGCTCCACTGCAGCGTCCTGGCTGCGGGTGCTCCATGAGCCGATCTGCTCTTTCAGTTGCGCGAGTCGCTGCTCCACCCGCGTACGGCCCTCGACCACAAACCGGATTTCGGCTTCCAGCTTGCCCACCTCGGCGCTCGCTTCATACAGCTTGCCTTGCGCCTGGTTGACCTGATCGCCCGCAGCGTAGTGACTCTGGCGGATGGTTTCCAACTCGGATTCCACGCGCCGCAAATCAGCGGTGCGCGATTCCAGGTCCGTCAGGGCTTGCGCAGCGTTTTGTTTGATCTGGGCCTGGTCCGTGTCGGCCTCCGATCGCTTGAGGAACCACAATTGGTGTTGCTTCAGCGTGGCGCCCGATTGCAGCTCGTTGTATCGCGCAGCAACTGCCGCCTGCTTTTCCAGTTTCTCAAGGTTGGCGTTGAGCTCCCGCAAGATGTCTTCAACCCGGGTGAGGTTCTCGCGCGTGTCGGACAACCGGTTCGCGGTTTCCCGGCGGCGCTCTTTGTACTTCGACACGCCAGCGGCCTCTTCGAGGAACAAGCGCAATTCTTCAGGCTTGCTCTCAATGATGCGGCTGATGGTGCCCTGGCCAATGATGGCGTAAGCGCGTGGGCCCAGGCCGGTGCCGAGGAACACGTCTTGCACGTCGCGACGACGCACTGGCTGGTTGTTGATGTAGTAGCTGCTGTTGCCGTCGCGCGTGAGCACGCGTTTGACGGCAATCTCAAGAAACTGACCCCATTGGCCGCCGGCACGGTGATCGCTGTTGTCGAACACCAGTTCCACACTGGACCGACTGGCCGGCTTGCGGTGGTTGGTGCCGTTAAAAATGACGTCTTGCATGGACTCGCCACGCAACTCCGACGCCTTGGATTCACCCAGCACCCAACGCACGGCATCCATGATGTTGGATTTTCCGCACCCGTTGGGTCCGACCACGCCTACCAGTTGCCCCGGCAACATGAAGTTGGTGGGTTCCGCAAAAGACTTGAAGCCGGAAAGCTTGATCGAGTTGAGACGCACGGAAAATTAAGGCTAACTTGTTGATTTATTTGGGAATTCCACCCGCCACCTGCCCAGCAAGCAAGCGGACATGATACCTTGACCCGAAGCCTGCTCAGCTTGAGCACAAGCGGCCAACAGGGCTACTGCAGCCCCGCGGCAAAAACACCACCTTGCACCGCTTCAAAGGAGCCGAAAGCCTCTGGTGCAAAGACAGCACCCGTGACGCAGGTCTTTCCCGAATGGACACGCTTCTGGCGCGCGACGGCTGCCCGTTCCCGCGCCGTGCTTCAGAAAGTTGGAACTTGATCACAGCTTGTACCGCTCACCCCCTCACAGGGGCCGCTGATCAAGATTGCACACGAGCCTCATCCGCGAGGGCACGCCACTTCGCTACAGTGACCTGCAACAACGCCGCCGGTCCACACGCCCAACAGCGAACTCTGGATGCCGGCCACCCGTCCTGAAACCCTCGCTGCACAGCCCACAACCCATGAATCCGATCGTCACAACTTCCATCGACCCGCTTCTCGCAACTTTGTCTTTCGCTTTCGCAGTCATCGGTTCATTTATTGCCCTGAGCGCGGCTTCGCGCATCCGTGAAGCCCGCGGGCGCCTGAACTTTGGCAACATCGTGGTTGCAGGTGTTGCTCTGGGTGGCATTGGCGTGTGGTCCATGCACTTTGTTGGCATGCTGGCTTTGAAAATGGACACGGCCAGCAGC
This region of Hydrogenophaga crassostreae genomic DNA includes:
- a CDS encoding cell division protein ZipA C-terminal FtsZ-binding domain-containing protein, producing the protein MSTLQLSLAIIGGLVLAGVIAYNTWVTRQNEPRTARDPAVSSAADGQPGGFDPLGDEAVDTRPPERIEPVLGEPLGEGSGAAVADTPISHDEGDAGSQGSQPVPDGTSTPQPAPPVATMREPVSPLKTALSASADRKPKLDALIDVITPIEPEGAVSGDAVVAALPTTRRVGSKPFAVEGLSDLNGEWEVPRLGQRYHLLQAGVQLANRAGALNDIEFSEFVAKAQTFADAIGAATDFPDMRAEVARARELDAFASGHDAQLGFTLRARRSAWSPGFVAQHAARIGFVPGALPGRMVLPGSERGQAPILSLSFDAHAAMAEDPEKSALREVALSLEVTHVPRSEQPFVRMREAATALAESMEGVITDDAGQPLSTDTMDVIGSDLENLYDALDSHDLSAGSPQARRLFS
- the ligA gene encoding NAD-dependent DNA ligase LigA — its product is MSTSDLFSSAPLPSERAAELRAQLHHHAHRYYTLDDPEIPDAEYDKLFRALQALEAEHPELRSPDSPTQRVGGGVLAGFTPVRHVVPMLSINTETDTEPSGAVNFDNRIRRALELDSTSGPVEYVAELKFDGLAMSLRYEAGVLVQAATRGDGETGEDVTSNIRTIGQIPLRLPADAPPVLEVRGEVYMRRDDFDALNEKQRAKIAAGAKGEKTFVNPRNAAAGAVRQLDSGIAAQRPLSFFAYGLGDITPSDQGGPAFTTHMAMFQQLKAWGFPVAEQTRVVRGADELIAFHQHIGKTRDQLPYDIDGVVYKINSMALQRQLGFVSREPRWAVAHKYPAQEQLTTVLAIDIQVGRTGKLTPVAKLAPVFVGNVTVTNATLHNEDEARRKDVRVGDTVIVRRAGDVIPEVVSVLLDKRVGDPAVFTMPHICPVCGSAAVREEGEADYRCTGGLFCGAQRKQAILHFAQRRAVEIEGLGDKLVEQLVDAGVVKTLPDLYKLGLTALVSLERMAEKSAQNIVDALEKSKQTTLPRFLFGLGIRHVGEATAKEMARHFGQLDSIMNASEEQLLEVNDVGPIVAQSLRTFFDQPHNREVVEQLRACGVRWEEGEPTAQAPKPLAGKTFVLTGTFPTLSRDQAKDLLEAAGAKVAGSVSKKTDYVVAGAEAGSKLAKAQDLGLAVLDEAGMLSLLG
- the smc gene encoding chromosome segregation protein SMC, with product MRLNSIKLSGFKSFAEPTNFMLPGQLVGVVGPNGCGKSNIMDAVRWVLGESKASELRGESMQDVIFNGTNHRKPASRSSVELVFDNSDHRAGGQWGQFLEIAVKRVLTRDGNSSYYINNQPVRRRDVQDVFLGTGLGPRAYAIIGQGTISRIIESKPEELRLFLEEAAGVSKYKERRRETANRLSDTRENLTRVEDILRELNANLEKLEKQAAVAARYNELQSGATLKQHQLWFLKRSEADTDQAQIKQNAAQALTDLESRTADLRRVESELETIRQSHYAAGDQVNQAQGKLYEASAEVGKLEAEIRFVVEGRTRVEQRLAQLKEQIGSWSTRSQDAAVELEQIAETMMAAEEQSVILAAQGEEQGNALPTLEDALRKAQTSANEQRNSVGQVQQQIQVLASDQRNIEEQSRQLNQRRERLSTDRNALAAPDEERVLSAQAALVSAQEAAEMAEAVLAELQDSVPELDDQRRATQQAVNAESSRQSDLSARLDALKALQEKVKTDGKLAPWLAKHGLESLQGLWSRIHVEAGWENALEAALRERLGALEVSRLEMVRAFGNDAPPAKLAFYHSPAAAASAAKSASGLKPLADWLKLNDAGQSALMVDWLQGCLTAPSLEEAMARRDQLQAGEVIFVPSGHAVSAHSVSFYAPDSEQAGMLARAQEIENLDKQLKAQVLIAEQARTALIRAEAAYSEASQRLVSARREGAETRSRSHELQVEALRLTQLAEQTRARSEQIAADLAEVDAQLEDLQERRVTAEARFEELDMQLADSQERHAQLDDKVIEAERALNQAREQQRTLERTAQEATFSLRSLQARQAELQRSIETAASQEKSLVDEEQRASEEFARLNDAAAQAGLQDALAKKLEREQGLGELRSQYDDLTAKLRASDERRLQLERELDPLRQRITDFQLKEQAARLGVEQYSQQLEEAGADLAAVAQSISEGNVRLTGLQSEIDRFHREIQSLGAVNLAALDELTAASERKTFLDAQTADLVEAMTTLEDAIKKIDAETRELLSSTFETVNGHFGRMFPELFGGGNAKLVMTGEEILDAGVQVLAQPPGKKNQTIHLLSGGEKALTAIALVFAIFQLNPAPFCLLDEVDAPLDDANTERYAKLVTSMSQQGTQFLFISHNKIAMEMAKQLIGVTMQEQGVSRIVAVDMESATGMMETL